The Tigriopus californicus strain San Diego chromosome 5, Tcal_SD_v2.1, whole genome shotgun sequence genome includes a region encoding these proteins:
- the LOC131881159 gene encoding FMRFamide-activated amiloride-sensitive sodium channel-like, producing MKTRLILSLRNRWPSTKDLQTNMVAMKSVRDLHSIPGFSHARDRSNISQTRNNIWMCLSLLGVALTVYQVNIVWRGYTKYPIGTRIKVEESARQYFPAITICPYNKIKCSYLQRDLENCHSTNCSNLSRYCQLGLLSGCSYMKMEREKQLNQSSNFHITCPDQFLELINTEDGNIEDDSLFDEVYGQLQQTDRQRIGMEREVMVKLCTINHRPCSGYFDVQTINTVSRGNCFGFNYNGSFQVRAGPEEGMSLEFFLARNESVWHSMNNKVGLRVVLHQPNEVPLIEELGRDVFPGAATSFSLQIRQNIRQPAPYPSKCIGSWNETFFTTAKFPVVADWKYSQVGCSRMCFLQHFMQNCDCIYHNQDDMNIKEYHQNQGIQPFEYCSMKNQTSVECLKSSYDKYNNDKCRCQPSCNETIYEIGTSAMTWPSESGWYFKAKEYNMTSSSNGNEPISAKVLDKNESELYSIIRDIQQNLLRLDFYFSSQSRTVIEENPVYPDFFSLFSNLGGALSLWMGISFLALVEVIEVIIDCVLRVIQKRRNNVTGSTITKE from the exons ATGAAGACCCGGTTGATTCTTAGCCTGAGGAATAGATGGCCATCAACTAAGGATCTTCAAACCAATATGGTGGCAATGAAGTCAGTTCGGGATTTACACAGTATTCCGGGCTTCAGTCACGCTAGAGACAGGAGCAACATATCCCAGACAAGAAACAACATTTGGATGTGCTTATCACTCTTGGGGGTGGCACTCACCGTTTATCAAGTCAACATTGTCTGGAGAGGTTATACCAAATATCCAATTGGCACAAGA ATAAAGGTCGAAGAATCCGCTCGACAATATTTCCCAGCTATCACCATTTGTCCTTACAATAAGATCAAGTGTTCTTATTTGCAAAGAGATCTGGAAAACTGTCACTCGACCAATTGCTCTAATCTATCGCGCTATTGCCAGTTGGGATTGCTTTCTGGTTGTTCATACATGAAGATGGAGCGTGAAAAGCAATTGAACCAATCTTCGAATTTTCATATCACTTGCCCAGATCAATTTTTGGAGCTGATTAACACTGAAGATGGCAACATTGAGGATGATTCTTTATTTGATGAAGTTTACGGCCAACTGCAACAAACTGATCGGCAACGCATAGGTATGGAGCGTGAGGTGATGGTCAAACTTTGCACGATAAATCACAGACCTTGCTCAGGGTACTTTGACGTTCAAACCATCAACACCGTCTCTCGTGGCAATTGCTTTGGATTCAATTACAATGGGTCCTTCCAAGTTAGAGCTGGTCCAGAGGAGGGCATGAGTTTAGAATTCTTCCTTGCCCGAAATGAATCCGTTTGGCACTCTATGAACAACAAG GTGGGTCTGCGCGTGGTTCTTCACCAACCCAATGAGGTTCCACTTATTGAGGAATTGGGAAGGGATGTTTTTCCGGGAGCAGCCACGAGTTTTAGTCTGCAGATCAGGCAAAACATTCGGCAACCTGCACCATACCCATCTAAATGTATTGGCTCCTGGAATGAGACCTTTTTCACAACAGCAAAGTTTCCGGTAGTTGCTGATTGGAAATATTCCCAAGTTGGATGTTCCCGCATGTGTTTCCTTCAGCATTTTATGCAAAATTGCGATTGTATTTATCACAACCAAGATGATATGAACATCAAGGAgtatcatcaaaatcaaggtaTCCAACCATTTGAGTATTGCTCAATGAAAAACCAGACCTCAGTAGAATGTTTAAAATCATCATACGATAAATACAATAATGATAAATGCCGATGTCAACCCAGTTGCAACGAAACCATTTATGAGATTGGAACGTCAGCCATGACCTGGCCTTCCGAAAGTGGATGGTATTTTAAAGCTAAAGAGTACAATATGAC TTCGAGCAGCAATGGCAATGAACCAATCTCTGCAAAAGTTCTTGACAAAAACGAATCGGAACTTTATTCAATAATTCGTGATATTCAACAGAACCTCCTTCGCTTGGACTTCTATTTCTCATCCCAAAGCCGCACCGTGATTGAAGAAAACCCAGTGTATCCTGATTTCTTCAGTCTGTTCTCGAATTTGGGCGGGGCCTTGTCATTGTGGATGGGTATCTCTTTCCTCGCACTTGTTGAAGTGATCGAGGTCATCATTGACTGCGTCTTGAGAGTCATCCAAAAACGAAGAAATAATGTAACTGGTTCTACAATTACTAAAGAGTAA